Part of the Thauera sedimentorum genome, GGCTGGTGCATGGCGAAGCCGGCGCGCGGGCTGCGCTGGCGCGCGCCATCGAACACGCGAGCAGCGGGCAGATCGTCTGTAGCTGAGCCAGAAGCGGTCGAGTCCACACAACCCCGCCGCAATCGTCCAGCCCCCTGTAGGAGCGGCCTTGGCCGCGATTCATATGGTGGTAAGGGGCAGGCCGTGTCCCTGGGCACGGCAGCAATCGCGGCCAAGGCCGCTCCTACAGGCCTTGTACCTTGCGCCGTCGGCATCCCGCCGCGTCGCGCCTCATCACCCGCGCGTACTACAATGCCCCCATGCGACTCACACCGATCCAGGCCGCCGCCATCCGCCGGGTAGTCCGCCAGACTGCGGGCGACGCAGCACGCGTGATCCTGTTCGGCTCGCGCCTCGATGACGCGGCGCGGGGGGGAGATGTCGACCTCATGGTCGAACTGCCCGAGCCGATCGACAATCCTGCCGTCCTTTCCGCCAGGCTTTCCGCGCGCATCTCCCGTGCGCTGGACGGGAGGCAGGT contains:
- a CDS encoding nucleotidyltransferase domain-containing protein produces the protein MRLTPIQAAAIRRVVRQTAGDAARVILFGSRLDDAARGGDVDLMVELPEPIDNPAVLSARLSARISRALDGRQVDVLLAAPNLRRYPIHDVAQRRGLPL